Proteins from a single region of Aerococcus viridans:
- a CDS encoding IS1380 family transposase — protein MVTLQETAAKFNNDLHVSHTGGRLSSDFGLVLIDEMMDVFQFTQLAEKIVTFQDDRKYWTHTNHKLLKQLILQIIAGYDTDSATNILQHDPVLQTLSSDEPLASQSSISRFFNRVGQDTILTLQELNQTLIDKARLVRNDTNMIIDLDSTHSDTFGNQEQTAYNAHYGTNGYHPLVAFDGLTGDFLKAKLRSGNQYTSNGVKAFLKPLLEHYNQTVPTTDILVRGDSGFATPAVYNLCDIHDNYYVIRLKANRNLYRLAEEFVFYDNNHPWDEKEVYYHSVSYQASSWTKPRRVCIRSTREVGELLFSHAFIVTNLSENISAKSVFETYNKRGTMENYIKEAKNGFFFDKTDSPGFLANESRMMISLLAYNLVNFLRTSCFDSNWKGLQVNTIRLRLFKVAGKIVRTARQMYLKLSSSHVYQAEFYNTFRRIQGIRQYI, from the coding sequence ATGGTTACTTTACAAGAAACTGCTGCAAAATTCAATAATGATTTACATGTCTCTCATACAGGTGGTCGTTTATCCAGTGATTTTGGCTTAGTTCTTATAGATGAAATGATGGATGTTTTCCAATTTACTCAACTCGCTGAAAAAATAGTTACCTTTCAAGACGATCGAAAATATTGGACACATACAAATCATAAACTGTTGAAGCAATTAATTCTGCAGATTATAGCAGGTTATGATACAGATTCTGCGACAAATATTCTGCAACATGACCCAGTTTTACAGACTCTTTCAAGTGACGAGCCATTAGCTTCTCAGTCGTCTATCTCACGATTTTTTAATCGAGTGGGACAAGATACAATCCTCACACTTCAGGAGCTCAATCAAACATTAATCGACAAAGCCCGTCTAGTGCGTAATGATACAAACATGATTATCGACTTGGATTCTACGCATTCGGATACCTTCGGTAACCAAGAACAAACAGCTTACAACGCTCATTATGGAACGAATGGCTATCATCCATTAGTCGCATTTGATGGGCTGACCGGTGACTTCTTAAAAGCTAAACTCCGTTCAGGTAATCAATATACTTCCAATGGGGTTAAAGCATTTCTTAAACCACTGTTAGAACACTATAACCAAACGGTTCCAACGACTGATATCCTAGTACGTGGAGATAGTGGATTTGCAACGCCGGCTGTCTACAATCTATGCGATATACATGACAATTACTACGTCATTCGACTCAAAGCCAATCGAAACTTATACCGCTTGGCAGAAGAATTTGTGTTCTATGATAATAATCATCCTTGGGATGAAAAAGAAGTTTACTATCACTCAGTTTCCTATCAAGCTTCTTCATGGACAAAGCCTCGTCGTGTTTGCATTCGTTCGACACGAGAAGTCGGTGAATTACTTTTTAGCCATGCCTTTATTGTGACCAATCTTTCTGAAAACATTTCAGCGAAAAGCGTGTTTGAAACTTACAATAAACGCGGCACCATGGAAAATTACATTAAAGAAGCCAAGAACGGTTTCTTTTTCGATAAAACTGATAGTCCAGGATTTCTAGCAAACGAATCCCGTATGATGATTAGTCTACTGGCTTATAATTTGGTGAATTTCTTACGTACAAGCTGTTTTGATTCTAATTGGAAAGGGCTCCAAGTGAATACCATCCGACTTCGGTTATTCAAAGTAGCAGGAAAAATCGTCCGTACAGCTAGACAAATGTATTTGAAGCTCTCAAGTTCGCACGTTTATCAGGCCGAGTTTTATAATACATTCAGGCGAATCCAAGGGATTCGACAGTATATTTAA